One part of the Malus sylvestris chromosome 2, drMalSylv7.2, whole genome shotgun sequence genome encodes these proteins:
- the LOC126583144 gene encoding dnaJ homolog subfamily C member 7 homolog, with translation MAIARSRIPSNSTPQPLCPDHIINLARMAAVKARDAAEAYFTLCNFEYAIMQAKVAKEFDPDLHAMDNYIAAYQVHSAVSHKQNWYRVLGIETATVADSETIKKQYRRLALSLHPDKNASLAAEGAFKHVKAAWDVLSNPAKKEAYDKSLKRQFQAAHGSNKRRASKCKPPQSKRSNTFPCKRSSPSGDGSCYKKTIKIIRKSSPGQKATVMMVSVCRVA, from the coding sequence ATGGCCATCGCCCGCAGTAGAATCCCCAGCAACTCCACCCCTCAACCCTTGTGTCCTGATCACATCATCAACCTCGCGCGTATGGCGGCGGTCAAGGCTCGAGACGCTGCAGAAGCATATTTCACGCTCTGTAACTTCGAATATGCAATCATGCAAGCCAAGGTAGCAAAAGAGTTTGATCCAGATTTGCATGCTATGGACAACTACATAGCTGCATACCAAGTTCATTCTGCCGTGTCACACAAGCAAAACTGGTACCGTGTTCTCGGCATCGAAACCGCTACAGTCGCTGACTCAGAAACCATCAAGAAACAATACAGGAGATTGGCACTTTCCTTGCACCCCGACAAGAATGCATCACTAGCGGCCGAGGGTgctttcaagcatgttaaggCGGCATGGGACGTTCTCTCTAACCCTGCTAAAAAAGAAGCTTACGACAAGTCTTTGAAGCGACAGTTTCAAGCGGCTCATGGTTCCAATAAGCGCAGAGCCAGTAAGTGCAAACCACCGCAGTCGAAGAGGTCTAATACCTTCCCTTGCAAAAGGTCTAGCCCTAGCGGTGATGGGAGCTGCTACAAGAAAACCATTAAGATTATTAGAAAATCAAGTCCAGGCCAAAAGGCAACTGTGATGATGGTATCCGTATGCCGAGTGGCTTAA